ACGCACAACTAAGAGTTTTTGTTTAAGTTTTTTTTCTTTCACTTATTGCTGGATAGAATAATTTCATTTAGCTCTCTTCTCAACATAGTGTAAGGGTTGTTAATATTTTAATCCTTAAAAATTTGAGGTCCTActaaaacaaattaattatttaCACAATTAGGTTGTTTAGTTATCCAATCTTATACATTTATTGCTAGTATTTTTTTACAACCTCATGAACAATACTCCTTATATTAAGATGGGAGCTCACTATAATTTGGCGCTTGTTGATGGTTTCTACCTAATATTCATTTCCTTTGGTATCCTTAATATAGGTTCTTCTATAATTTTCCAAAGtcttctactattgttatttttgttattattgtattttattttattatttattgtactCTAAAACCATTATGACTATTATCCATGTTGCATTTCACCCCAAATTATGTTTTCCATAGTTCTTATTGGTATACttgtataaataattttttaatcccatctgctctttgaaaaaaaattgatccAAGAGTCGAGAAGAATAGTTTTATATTCATATAAGTATAGTTATTACTACAAATAGCACATTTGAATGCACATAAATAAGCCAATTACATGAATTGTACTGATCTCATTTCTTCCATTATAAGTGGTACATAACCTATGCACTTACACATTTAGATAATTGAATAATTCACTATTGAAACTCTAAAACATTACAACTAGTATTATTCTTATTAGTATTAATCTTATTTAACAACCATCCAATTAAAGATAAtgtcttaattaaaaaattatccaATTGAGTAATGGTGAAGTTTAAAATTGATAATTTGTTTAATcccattaaatgaattttataaggaaatagtacaactcacaatttcttctttcttgatcatCTAAATTGCCTTATTAGTTCAAATCTTTAActttaaagatttaattgtaagcgtggactaaatttatttatttatttacttctcTAATTATCTTAAGTTGCATAGAATAGCAAATATTAGCAACCACATTAGTTGTCTTCATATGCAACGGAGTTGTTTATAGCTATTGATCTTGCTTtggggtagtaacgatgcacacaGTGGAATTAGTTatgcacacaaaggtcaaaaagtacacatttcaaagtgttggcTTATGGGTAGTAACTATGCATGCCGTGGAATCAGTTATGccagtacttgtggacaaatgtcccaatagtgttCTTACTAATGACAAAAAATGattggctattggtacaaaacataTTTATTAATGGTATTCTCACTATGACAGCTATTGGAGGGGTCACTATGACAATAAGATGGCAGCTATTGAAACTATAAtgctattggtactcttcccctagatGTTTCTGAATGTGAGAAATGTAACACTATATGACCCTAAATCTTTCAAGAGAACATATCATATAAATACAGAAACATAAGCTATCACATATACATCAAAACATATAAACTTTTCAAATATCCTATATTAGAGTTCCCTTTTCAGATGTATTAACTTTGGAATGCTGTGAACTCTATCTAAGCTAAGATAAAATACCTATCGAAAGAAACACCCTCTTTGTCATATGCAGTATTCATTGGTAGTATAATCCTGATGGAGCCTGTGCCTTGCTCGACTTAGTAATGCAAAGGTTTTCTTTTATACCCACACCCCATCTTGCTCTCATTAATGAAAGTTGTTCGATGTGCGTCTCCTCCTTCAATTGGCCATTCTCTATTAAGGCAGTGAAGTTAAAATATCTATTTCATACTAACCTAAAATAAGCATCCATTTCTTTCTAAAAGATCTATTTCTTTCTATTAATTTATAACAAGATAAAAAAGATTAATGTATTACCATTAATTTATAATAACAATCTATCTTTTTAAAAACATTAAtttcttatatttttaaatttttcttatttaaatacATACAGATATACAGTACATCTGAGAACAAACATTTAAAGTATTTTTAATAAAACGGATAAAGGTTTTTTAAAAAACTATTACGTATAAATCCCTATCCACACGCCCAATCTACTTTATGATTGGATGGTTTGAATGCTAGTTTAATCCATTGCCATAAATTCTAAAAGAATTTAGTCATGCAGATTCTTTGCTCCACTAAAATTGTAAATACAATGATGTCAGGCCATACGCACCTGTGCAGGCTACAACCATGCTTTGACATGCCTTCGGCTGCTTGTCATTCATTATATATGGTTTGCACTTTTTCATCCATAAATTAAGCTATCATCTAGATCACTCTGGATTTGAATCTAAGACCTTCAATTCCTTGGAAGTGCAGCATCCGCTATCAATTGAACTATTGACCTTTCCTTGAATCTGAGTACAATTTATTTCCAACACACTATTCAAATTGATCATTGCGAGActtgaaattttttatatttttttaatttccaaCACTTTACACAAATTGAGCACTGCGAGACTTAACttcttatatttttttaatttattttaaatgttgaACTTTTCATATAGGACCTTTAATTGCCACCAAAATATTCTATCAACTGAAACTACTAACCCTACCCTTCTTCGCGACACCTATCGTCTAACCGGATATGACGTATTTCCAACAATCTATTCCAACTGCAATTTGCCAAAGacacaaaacattttttattttctttgaaaccttTTTCAAATGTTCACAACGTTAATTTCTCACAAGGATTGATTTCCAGAACAAGAATCCACAAACACAGTGGAATTCTGCCAATGAAATAACGAAGTGGGCAAATATGAAAAAATCCTAGAGGCTGTTATAAACTTATAAGCGATCTGTTATATATTGTTGGCCCAAGTTGAAATCTGCGGACGACGGATCTTTCTGGCTGCGAAGAAGAGTGATTAGATAGTGAAGAGTATCTCTATCACAGGGAAGGGTGAGCGGCCTGTTGGTGTCAAACCCATATTCATCCTTGGCCTTTTCCAGCAAATCACGGAACAGAGAATTATTTAAATGGCTAATTCTGATCACGAACCGCTTGTGGTTTGAACCAGCATAAACTGCCACGTGACCAGGTGGTACGTCTTTGGGAACTGAGCTCTGGGAGAAACCCACGCACGACAATAAACAGTCTCGTAGCCGGGCAAAGAATGCAGCCAAATTAGGGTTTTGCCGTTTTGATCGAAGCAGCGACCGGGTGAATTGGTTGTTCTTCATTGTAATAACTTAGCCTGTAAATTTGAGAGTAAATATTGAGGCAGTGCTGCGAATGTCTGACAACATCTGATGGACCGAGGGGCTTCGTGGGGTTTATATATAAGTGTGAGAAGAAAGGATAAATCTCAGAGCTTGAGTAATTAGAGCAGCTGGAATACACCTGTCCTGGGCATCTGGAATCCACCTGTTGTGGGCATGTTGAAGATCTTCGGAAACCGCCGATAAAGACAGTGCAGGAAATTCCAATTGAAAGGAAATGGCACTAGGGAGAGTATTACATTGACATTTTCCTGTGGGCGAGTCGATTGTTAGAAATTATTCACTTTTCTGTGGGCGAGTCGATTGTTAGAAATTATTCACTTTTCTGTGGGCGAGTTCAAAAGTAGTAGTCTGGGTTTGGGTCATTGATTATGTATTTATGTTTGATTGAGTTGTTTAAAGATActgtaaatataattatattagttGTGTTTTTTATGAGGTAAAATGGATTTAGAGATCATAAATCATGTAGGTTAGATATAATAgtttaaattatatataatttttttaaatgaaaggataatAGGGTTGTGTTTTTGCTGTCAATTGAGAATCATTAAAATTGTAATTAAGTTGTTAAGTCTAAAAGAGTATTGAGCAATCCAATGTATACAATTTCAAGTCTAACTTTACTCAAGCTCATGTTCTTCATTATGATAAGTTGACCTTTTTTATGTCTTGGAACAATTGTTTATCATATTTTGTCAATTAAATCTTTACACATAAGCCAAGTGGAAGAAGAATGGCAGGGTTAGggattgtcattgaaagagtcCATCCATGGGTACAATAGAAGTAGAGAAGCATGTAGTGAATGATGCTAATAATTGATTAACTATTTCAAGAGCAAGTGGATGTTTTCCAAAAGCTAAGCTTATAATAGGAGCAAAGGAAATGTTACACTAAGTAGTTGGATTAGATAGAGGGCGAGACTCACCAATATGAGATAATGGAACTGAAAGACTAAGAACCTCCAAGGTTGCACT
The nucleotide sequence above comes from Cryptomeria japonica chromosome 11, Sugi_1.0, whole genome shotgun sequence. Encoded proteins:
- the LOC131063917 gene encoding indole-3-acetic acid-induced protein ARG7-like, which codes for MKNNQFTRSLLRSKRQNPNLAAFFARLRDCLLSCVGFSQSSVPKDVPPGHVAVYAGSNHKRFVIRISHLNNSLFRDLLEKAKDEYGFDTNRPLTLPCDRDTLHYLITLLRSQKDPSSADFNLGQQYITDRL